The nucleotide window CGGGTCGCTGCACCGCGGTCACCCTGTGCTCTTCGACGAGAGCTGGACGAGCCGGGCGGCTGCCGCCGCGCACGGCGACGTCGGTGCCCGCGACCTGCTCGCGACGCACAGAGCTGTCGTCGACCTCGTCGACTGCTCCGACCTCGACGACGGGGCCGATGTCGATGTGCCCAAGGACCTGCACAGGCTGACAGTCGTCAGTTCTCGCGATTAGCTCTGGGTTGTCGGGAGCAACTCGGCCGGAGGCGCCCTGAAGTGCTGTGAGCAGAGTCGGGTCTCAAAGAAGGCTCTGCATAAAGCTGCTGAAGCCTCCCTCCGCGCGTCCCTCCAGACGGGCCGAGGTGAGAACCCGGCAGGTGTCGGTGCGTCTCACGTTTCCCCCCGCGGCGAGCACGGCAGCAACAGTTGCGGCATCTTCGCCGAGTGGCAGCTGAGGCATGCCGCCGATGATGTTGAGATACGAGCCTCGAATGCCCAGGTTCGCGCCGAACACGTGGGGATGGTCCTCAAGTAACGTGTGGTGAGAGTGCCATTTCGCGATCAGCGCTGCCGACCCGGTATCAGGTCGAGGCGACACCGTGCCGACCAGGCAGTCGCTTCCGGCTTCCGCCATGGCAAGGTGCGTCGTCAGCCAGTGGGTGGGAACTCTGCTGTCCGCATCGGTGAACGCAATCCATGTCAGGTCGAAGTTGACATCGCGATCAGCTTCAGCCGTCTGCTTGAAATGGTTCCAGGCGAAATTCCGGGCACTGCCCACGTTCTTGAACGTCGTCTCAAGTAGCGTGACTTGTGAATGCTGTTCGGCGAAGTCTGCGACGCGACTCACCGTCTCGTCGGTACAGGCGTCGGCCACGACGAGGATTCGAGTGGAGGATTGC belongs to Brevibacterium spongiae and includes:
- a CDS encoding glycosyltransferase, which codes for MITHLGIVIPAHNEQDEILGCLDSVAQAGAQLPDGFAQSSTRILVVADACTDETVSRVADFAEQHSQVTLLETTFKNVGSARNFAWNHFKQTAEADRDVNFDLTWIAFTDADSRVPTHWLTTHLAMAEAGSDCLVGTVSPRPDTGSAALIAKWHSHHTLLEDHPHVFGANLGIRGSYLNIIGGMPQLPLGEDAATVAAVLAAGGNVRRTDTCRVLTSARLEGRAEGGFSSFMQSLL